From Acidobacteriota bacterium, the proteins below share one genomic window:
- a CDS encoding DUF4252 domain-containing protein, which translates to MRRSSWAFAAGAAWLLLLVTGCGSAPTGPQVAADLFPSGHYERVQHLRLGPVTMALVRGVLALAEDEGEASGLGHIRRIDVSSYRVAEGGGSATPAFERRLASHGWNLVARSRDGDDDAWVYLRADERGRPRQLFVIARAGDELDVVRLEGRFDRLLAEQMAQDPDLVLELFE; encoded by the coding sequence GTGAGGCGCTCGTCCTGGGCCTTCGCCGCCGGTGCCGCCTGGCTCCTCCTGCTGGTCACCGGCTGCGGCAGCGCGCCGACCGGTCCGCAGGTCGCCGCCGATCTCTTTCCGAGTGGCCACTACGAACGGGTCCAACATCTTCGTCTGGGCCCGGTGACCATGGCCCTGGTGCGAGGAGTGCTGGCCCTGGCCGAGGACGAAGGCGAGGCCTCGGGTCTGGGCCACATTCGGCGCATCGACGTTTCTTCCTATCGCGTCGCCGAGGGCGGGGGGTCGGCCACGCCGGCCTTCGAGCGCCGCCTGGCGAGCCACGGCTGGAATCTCGTCGCCCGCAGCCGCGACGGCGACGACGATGCTTGGGTCTACCTGCGGGCCGACGAGCGGGGTCGGCCGCGGCAGCTCTTCGTCATCGCTCGAGCCGGCGACGAGCTCGACGTGGTGCGCCTCGAAGGACGTTTCGACCGCCTGCTGGCGGAGCAGATGGCTCAGGACCCGGATCTGGTCCTCGAGCTCTTCGAATGA